The Cellulophaga sp. L1A9 genome window below encodes:
- a CDS encoding DUF2089 domain-containing protein, with product MKKLPVFCPSCESNLLVSELSCSNCDTVISGKFDLPQILQLSAEDQEFVLQFVLNSGSLKKMAIQMNISYPTMRNKLDEIIASLHPNSNS from the coding sequence ATGAAAAAGTTACCTGTGTTCTGTCCTAGTTGTGAAAGCAACTTATTAGTAAGTGAACTTTCATGCTCTAATTGTGACACTGTTATTTCTGGAAAATTTGACCTTCCTCAAATACTTCAATTATCTGCTGAAGATCAAGAATTTGTATTGCAGTTTGTTTTAAATAGTGGAAGTCTAAAAAAGATGGCCATTCAAATGAACATCAGCTATCCTACGATGCGGAATAAGCTAGATGAAATCATTGCATCCTTGCACCCTAATTCAAATTCTTAA
- a CDS encoding DUF819 domain-containing protein: MSEVLITNDAVVFGLLALCLGFIFYTSSLTTGFWSKFYSIVPAVLMCYLLPAILASFHIISDDISQLYFMASRYLLPAALVLMTLSIDLKAISNLGSKALIMFLTGSVGIIIGGPIAILLVSIFSPETVGGNDFDAVWRGLSTIAGSWIGGGANQAAMLEIFKYNPDEYGKMVLVDIVVANVWMAVILFGVGKTKAIDKWLQADTSAIETLKVKVSAFSAKITRVPTLKDYMMMLCFAFTAVGVSHFFGDYISTYLTKNSAAVADPSNFLSFLGSNFFWMVVLATASGILLSFTKAKNYEGAGASKIGSIFIYILVATIGMKMDLTKILENPGLLVVGFIWITIHALLLILVAKLIKAPYFFLAVGSQANVGGAASAPVVAAEFHSSLTSVGVLLAVFGYVVGTGGALLCAYLMEIASKM; encoded by the coding sequence ATGAGTGAAGTTTTAATTACGAATGATGCAGTGGTATTTGGACTCTTAGCACTTTGCCTTGGATTTATATTTTATACCTCTTCGTTAACTACCGGTTTTTGGTCTAAATTTTACAGTATAGTCCCTGCTGTTTTAATGTGTTATTTACTGCCTGCTATCTTAGCAAGTTTTCACATAATTTCAGATGACATCTCACAACTCTACTTTATGGCTAGCAGGTATTTATTACCGGCTGCACTTGTGCTTATGACCTTAAGTATAGACCTTAAAGCCATCTCTAATTTAGGTTCTAAGGCCTTGATCATGTTTTTAACAGGATCTGTCGGAATTATTATCGGCGGACCAATTGCGATATTACTGGTGTCTATTTTTTCTCCAGAAACGGTTGGCGGCAATGATTTTGATGCCGTGTGGAGAGGACTTTCTACGATCGCTGGTAGTTGGATAGGTGGTGGTGCCAACCAAGCTGCCATGCTAGAAATTTTTAAATACAATCCAGATGAATACGGTAAAATGGTACTGGTAGATATTGTTGTGGCTAATGTATGGATGGCCGTTATTTTATTTGGCGTAGGCAAAACAAAAGCCATAGATAAATGGTTGCAAGCAGACACATCTGCGATAGAAACTTTAAAAGTAAAGGTGAGTGCCTTTTCTGCAAAAATAACACGTGTACCTACGCTCAAAGACTATATGATGATGCTGTGTTTTGCTTTTACAGCTGTTGGAGTATCACATTTCTTTGGGGATTATATAAGTACCTATCTTACAAAAAATAGTGCTGCTGTTGCAGACCCAAGTAATTTTCTATCTTTCTTAGGCTCTAATTTCTTTTGGATGGTGGTTTTAGCTACTGCTTCCGGAATACTATTATCTTTTACAAAAGCCAAGAATTATGAAGGTGCCGGAGCTAGTAAAATAGGAAGTATTTTTATTTATATTCTAGTAGCCACGATTGGAATGAAGATGGACCTTACAAAAATATTAGAAAATCCAGGATTATTGGTTGTAGGTTTCATTTGGATTACCATACATGCCTTATTACTTATTTTAGTAGCCAAACTCATAAAAGCACCCTACTTTTTCCTAGCGGTAGGTAGCCAAGCTAACGTGGGTGGTGCTGCTTCTGCTCCCGTAGTAGCTGCAGAGTTTCACTCCTCCTTAACCTCTGTTGGGGTTCTATTGGCTGTATTTGGCTACGTAGTGGGCACCGGTGGTGCATTACTTTGTGCATATCTTATGGAAATAGCTTCTAAAATGTAA
- a CDS encoding alpha/beta hydrolase yields the protein MKNLLIATLLSYSMFSFSQIIEEEINLSNAEIAIPGTLTYPETKNKVPLVIFIHGSGNPDRDGNQEGTPMQSSYIKALADSLNNHKIAFYRYDKRSARSENFDKLEDVTVLDFVADAKVAIAHFKNDPRFSGIHLIGHSQGSLIAMLAVNEDITSLISMAGAGQTIDKIMVQQIYAQNPEFGKLVEEHFQELMTKGSIATVDPNLVTMFPPQIQNFYKTWASIDPQKEIKKLQIPILILNGDKDIQVDITNAQNLKVAQPEATLMIIPNMNHIMKEEDDQVTGLESYFDPKYPISPKMIATILQFISQ from the coding sequence ATGAAAAATCTCCTTATTGCAACTTTACTCTCCTACAGTATGTTTTCTTTTTCTCAAATTATAGAAGAAGAAATTAACCTTAGTAATGCAGAAATTGCTATCCCTGGAACATTAACGTATCCTGAAACAAAGAACAAGGTACCTCTAGTAATTTTTATCCATGGTTCTGGTAATCCAGACCGCGATGGAAACCAAGAAGGAACACCCATGCAAAGTAGCTACATTAAAGCATTGGCAGATAGTTTAAATAATCATAAAATTGCTTTTTACAGGTATGATAAACGCTCCGCTCGGTCTGAAAATTTTGACAAACTAGAAGACGTAACGGTTCTAGATTTTGTAGCGGATGCTAAAGTAGCTATAGCCCATTTTAAAAACGACCCACGTTTTAGTGGCATTCATCTCATAGGACATAGCCAAGGATCATTGATTGCTATGTTGGCCGTAAATGAAGATATAACTTCATTAATATCTATGGCAGGCGCGGGACAAACTATTGATAAAATAATGGTGCAACAAATTTATGCGCAAAATCCAGAATTTGGGAAATTAGTTGAAGAGCATTTTCAAGAGCTAATGACAAAAGGTAGTATTGCCACAGTAGATCCTAATTTAGTCACCATGTTTCCACCACAAATTCAAAATTTCTATAAAACTTGGGCTTCAATTGATCCTCAGAAAGAAATTAAAAAACTACAGATTCCTATACTCATCCTTAATGGTGATAAAGATATTCAGGTGGATATTACTAACGCTCAAAACTTAAAAGTGGCTCAGCCAGAAGCAACTTTAATGATTATCCCTAACATGAATCATATCATGAAAGAAGAAGATGATCAGGTTACAGGGCTAGAAAGTTACTTTGACCCTAAATATCCTATTTCACCAAAAATGATAGCGACGATACTTCAATTTATTTCACAATAA
- a CDS encoding DUF4369 domain-containing protein, which yields MKNIFLLSIVGLFLISCSGDSKNSMTINGTIKGLKKGTLYLQQLQDTVLVNLDSLEIKGHGDFSFNTPIENPDIYYLYLVKNDHNDINDRITFFGEPGIITVDTAWDTFDTSVKITGSKTNEKLEEYKKGMSRYNTKNLEILQMRFDPKVNKDSLALDSLIKLSDKNIYRSYAYALNFALNNKDSYIAPYIAVKEVADANMKYLDSINKMLTPEVAASKYGKELQKYLEELKKEK from the coding sequence ATGAAGAACATTTTCTTACTGTCCATAGTCGGACTTTTCTTGATTTCCTGTTCGGGAGATTCTAAAAATTCAATGACCATAAACGGAACCATTAAAGGTTTAAAAAAAGGAACACTTTACCTGCAACAATTACAGGATACTGTTTTAGTAAACCTAGACTCCTTAGAAATAAAAGGACATGGAGATTTTAGCTTTAACACCCCTATTGAAAATCCAGATATCTATTATTTATATCTAGTAAAAAATGATCATAACGATATTAATGACCGCATTACATTTTTTGGAGAACCTGGAATAATTACGGTAGACACTGCCTGGGATACTTTTGATACTTCCGTAAAAATTACGGGTTCTAAGACGAATGAAAAATTAGAAGAATACAAAAAGGGAATGTCAAGGTATAACACTAAGAATTTAGAAATTCTTCAGATGCGTTTTGATCCTAAAGTAAATAAAGATTCTTTAGCTTTAGATTCTCTGATAAAATTATCTGATAAGAATATTTATCGCAGTTACGCGTATGCATTGAACTTTGCTCTGAACAACAAAGATTCTTATATAGCACCTTATATTGCTGTGAAAGAAGTAGCAGATGCTAACATGAAGTATTTAGATTCTATCAATAAAATGCTTACTCCTGAGGTTGCTGCTTCTAAATATGGAAAGGAACTTCAAAAATATCTTGAAGAACTAAAGAAAGAAAAGTAA
- a CDS encoding DUF5916 domain-containing protein, with amino-acid sequence MFKFSICCFFFLISLSVLGQNEDKHISIKYIPEIPQIDGILDERVWEKAESATKFQQYFPSDTILAQKDTDIRMFYDGTHLYVGIRLETSGSNYVTPSLKRDFRAGGNDNISLLFDTFNDGTNAFLFGINPFGVIREALISNGGGSDGGFNTSWDVKWKGEARSFENYYTAELAIPLTSFKFKEGETKWRFNSYRFDTQNNETSTWAKIPQNQSIYSLAFMGEMTFEKPLGKYRTPIAIIPYVNTLAQKDFETNASKTNLKFGGDAKVAIGNGMNLDITLNPDFSNVEIDNVFTNLTRFEVSLPEKRQFFVDNSDLFSSFGGSQDANPFFSRRIGIARDKDDNSIENKIIGGFRLSGKLSNDWRLGFLNLQTAEDLENEIPSNNNSMFALQRKLFARSNIGLFFINREAFKSYDFVAPEDRYNRVLGVDYNLASADNTWNGKFYMHKSFQHDSDTKDISTGAYLSYNSRTFNIFSDWVYIGDDFRSDLGFIRRTNIFKFVTGFERVFWPTASKINSHSFEVFPIFTLNPELDFKTTDYTIRASWGAEFVNQTDFNFSVDTNYTYLVNGFDPSRTTDAIALPANSEYTYSSAAMNYSSDSRKAFSYSLEQSYGEFFNGTRSSSAAEMTLRLQPKAAISFLVSYDKITLPAPYSSADFWLVSPSFEFTFSKSIFWSTLVQYSNQRNNLGFNSRVQWRFAPLSDLFIVYNDNYIVNNFEPRNRSINLKFTYWLNI; translated from the coding sequence ATGTTCAAGTTCTCTATATGTTGCTTCTTTTTCCTAATATCACTATCTGTTTTAGGACAAAATGAAGACAAACACATTAGCATTAAATACATTCCAGAAATTCCGCAGATAGACGGTATTTTAGATGAGCGCGTTTGGGAGAAAGCAGAAAGTGCCACAAAATTTCAACAATATTTTCCATCAGATACCATACTTGCTCAGAAAGATACCGACATCAGAATGTTTTATGATGGTACTCATTTATATGTTGGTATTCGTTTAGAAACTTCAGGAAGCAACTACGTAACTCCATCTTTAAAAAGAGATTTTAGAGCTGGCGGAAATGATAATATAAGCTTGTTGTTTGATACCTTTAATGATGGCACCAATGCTTTTCTGTTTGGTATAAATCCGTTTGGAGTCATTCGCGAAGCCCTAATTTCTAATGGTGGTGGCAGTGATGGTGGTTTTAATACTTCGTGGGATGTAAAATGGAAGGGAGAAGCCAGAAGCTTTGAAAATTATTATACTGCTGAGCTAGCAATACCATTAACCTCCTTCAAATTTAAAGAGGGAGAAACCAAATGGCGATTTAACAGCTATAGGTTTGATACACAAAATAACGAAACAAGTACTTGGGCTAAAATTCCGCAAAACCAGTCTATTTATAGCTTGGCTTTTATGGGAGAAATGACGTTTGAAAAGCCTTTAGGAAAATACAGAACGCCAATTGCCATTATACCTTATGTAAATACGCTTGCACAGAAAGATTTTGAAACCAATGCCAGTAAAACCAATCTCAAATTTGGTGGAGATGCTAAAGTAGCTATTGGTAATGGGATGAATTTAGACATCACCTTAAATCCAGATTTTTCTAATGTGGAAATAGATAACGTCTTTACTAATCTTACTCGCTTTGAAGTATCCTTACCTGAAAAGCGGCAGTTTTTTGTAGATAATAGCGACCTCTTTTCTAGCTTTGGAGGTAGCCAAGATGCAAATCCGTTTTTCTCTAGACGTATAGGTATAGCCAGAGATAAAGATGACAATTCCATTGAAAATAAAATTATTGGTGGTTTTCGTTTGAGTGGTAAACTTAGTAATGACTGGCGCTTGGGCTTTCTAAATCTTCAAACTGCCGAGGATTTAGAAAATGAGATTCCATCGAACAATAATTCCATGTTTGCCCTACAACGCAAACTATTCGCTAGATCTAATATTGGCTTGTTTTTTATTAACAGAGAAGCGTTTAAATCGTATGATTTTGTAGCACCAGAAGATCGGTACAATAGAGTTTTAGGAGTTGATTATAATCTAGCTTCTGCTGACAATACTTGGAACGGTAAGTTTTATATGCATAAATCTTTTCAGCATGATTCAGATACTAAAGATATCTCTACCGGTGCTTACCTCTCCTATAACAGTAGAACGTTTAATATATTTTCTGATTGGGTATATATTGGAGATGACTTTAGGTCTGACCTCGGATTTATACGGAGAACAAATATTTTTAAGTTCGTAACGGGCTTTGAGCGCGTGTTCTGGCCAACCGCTAGTAAAATTAACAGCCATAGCTTTGAAGTCTTTCCTATTTTTACGTTAAATCCTGAACTTGATTTTAAAACAACCGATTATACGATACGCGCATCTTGGGGAGCAGAATTTGTAAATCAAACCGACTTTAATTTCAGTGTAGATACCAACTATACCTACCTTGTCAATGGTTTTGATCCTAGCAGAACTACAGATGCAATTGCATTACCCGCAAATTCTGAATACACGTATTCTAGTGCTGCTATGAATTATAGTTCTGACTCTAGGAAAGCTTTTTCCTATTCTTTGGAGCAATCCTATGGTGAATTTTTTAATGGAACAAGATCTTCTTCTGCCGCAGAAATGACTTTACGACTACAACCAAAAGCTGCTATTTCTTTTTTGGTGAGTTATGATAAGATAACACTCCCTGCACCCTACTCTAGTGCAGATTTCTGGCTAGTAAGTCCTAGTTTTGAATTTACGTTTAGTAAATCAATCTTTTGGTCTACCTTAGTACAATATAGTAATCAAAGAAATAATTTAGGATTTAATTCTCGGGTACAATGGCGTTTTGCACCACTGTCCGATTTATTTATCGTCTATAATGATAATTATATTGTAAATAATTTTGAGCCAAGAAATAGGTCAATAAACTTAAAATTCACATATTGGCTAAATATTTAA
- a CDS encoding transglycosylase domain-containing protein, with the protein MIFKKIKSPILRYLLLAVLSVLLLFILFIVSIRVGLWGELPSKKELGNLEYQKASEVYAADSTLIGKYYLFDRQPIAFEEFPENLLDALIAIEDERFYTHSGVDYPSLMRVAFKSILMQDKSSGGGSTITQQLAKNLYPRDERKNTNIAVDKIKEMFIASRLEDIYNKEELLYHYLNTVSFGDNTFGVESASLKFFNKKARDLNTEEAAVLVGMLKATYGYNPRVFPENSLKRRNLVLQAMQKNDFLSEKQKDSLSALPLKLDYKEFNYNDGLAPYFREEVRKQLLAWSTTQKENGHEYNIYTSGLKIYTTLDYKMQQLAEEAMVAHLSNLQKDFEKSYGKNAPWLTNKKLLEKLLKRTNAYKKLKKEGLSEDKIIDSLSIKRKMTLAGWEGEKTVEANTLDSLQHYLKFLNTGSLGIDPTTGAVKTWIGGVNFKYFKYDHISQSKRQVGSTFKPIVYTAALENGIAPCTYFSAQEVAYENLKGWSPSNSGSKDEAYLNYSMEQALSNSVNTVAVKVLEEVGVLNVIRQANKMGILEKLPSEPSLALGTGEIKITELAGAYASFVNNSKPVTPFLIQTITNSKDSILETFKPKIADNEAFSTETRQTMIEMMKETINSGTASRLRDAYNLPNAIAGKTGTTQNNKDAWFVGITPKLVHITWVGLDNHELGFKSTSLGQGANAALPMFALLLQKLNKDKEFNAITKAQFETPSNDVLTNLNCDPIKKDGFLKRLFKNPDKKKTKKFKSN; encoded by the coding sequence TAAGTGTATTGCTGTTGTTTATTCTATTTATAGTAAGTATTCGAGTAGGACTATGGGGAGAATTGCCTAGTAAAAAAGAATTAGGCAATCTAGAATATCAAAAAGCTAGTGAAGTATATGCTGCAGATAGCACGCTAATTGGTAAATATTATTTATTTGATAGACAACCCATTGCTTTTGAAGAATTTCCTGAAAATCTTTTAGACGCTTTAATTGCTATTGAAGATGAAAGGTTTTATACACATTCCGGAGTTGATTATCCAAGTTTAATGCGTGTGGCATTTAAATCTATTCTAATGCAGGACAAAAGTTCTGGTGGAGGAAGTACCATCACACAACAATTGGCAAAAAACCTATATCCAAGAGACGAACGAAAAAACACCAATATTGCGGTAGATAAAATTAAAGAAATGTTTATTGCGTCTCGCTTAGAAGACATCTATAATAAGGAAGAACTTTTATATCATTATTTGAATACAGTAAGTTTTGGAGATAATACTTTTGGTGTGGAAAGTGCCTCTTTAAAATTTTTTAATAAGAAAGCTAGAGATTTAAATACCGAAGAAGCAGCTGTATTGGTGGGGATGTTAAAAGCCACCTATGGGTACAACCCCAGAGTATTCCCTGAGAATAGTTTAAAGAGAAGAAACTTGGTCCTACAAGCCATGCAAAAAAATGACTTCCTATCAGAAAAACAAAAAGATAGCCTAAGCGCATTGCCTTTAAAACTAGATTATAAAGAATTTAATTATAATGATGGACTTGCACCTTACTTCAGAGAGGAAGTCCGCAAGCAACTGTTGGCTTGGAGTACTACCCAAAAAGAGAATGGTCATGAGTATAATATTTACACTTCTGGTTTAAAAATATATACCACCCTTGATTATAAAATGCAACAACTGGCCGAAGAAGCTATGGTTGCACATTTGTCTAATTTGCAAAAAGATTTTGAAAAAAGTTATGGTAAAAATGCCCCTTGGCTTACCAATAAAAAACTCTTAGAGAAGCTACTTAAAAGAACAAACGCTTATAAAAAACTTAAAAAGGAAGGCCTTTCAGAAGATAAAATAATAGACTCTTTAAGTATCAAAAGAAAAATGACGCTTGCCGGTTGGGAGGGCGAAAAAACAGTTGAAGCCAATACACTAGATAGCTTGCAACATTATCTAAAATTTTTAAATACAGGATCTTTAGGTATTGACCCTACTACAGGAGCTGTAAAAACCTGGATTGGTGGTGTCAATTTTAAATACTTTAAATACGACCATATTTCACAGAGTAAACGCCAAGTAGGTTCTACTTTTAAACCCATTGTATATACTGCAGCTTTAGAAAATGGGATAGCACCCTGTACCTATTTTTCTGCGCAAGAGGTAGCCTATGAAAATTTAAAAGGATGGTCCCCAAGTAATTCGGGAAGTAAAGACGAAGCTTATTTAAATTATTCTATGGAGCAAGCTTTGAGTAATAGTGTAAATACTGTAGCGGTAAAAGTTTTAGAAGAAGTTGGCGTATTAAACGTAATCCGGCAGGCTAATAAAATGGGTATTTTAGAAAAGTTACCTAGCGAACCTTCTTTAGCTTTAGGAACAGGAGAAATAAAAATCACAGAACTTGCGGGAGCATACGCTTCTTTTGTAAATAACAGTAAACCTGTAACTCCTTTTTTAATTCAGACTATTACAAATAGTAAAGATTCTATCTTAGAAACTTTTAAGCCTAAGATTGCCGATAACGAAGCATTTTCTACAGAAACCAGACAAACCATGATAGAAATGATGAAAGAAACTATCAATTCTGGTACCGCTTCAAGATTAAGAGACGCTTATAATTTACCGAATGCTATTGCGGGTAAAACAGGGACTACACAAAATAATAAAGATGCTTGGTTTGTGGGGATTACCCCAAAGCTAGTGCACATAACTTGGGTGGGTTTAGACAATCATGAACTTGGATTTAAAAGCACCAGTTTAGGACAAGGAGCAAATGCTGCACTACCTATGTTTGCTTTGTTATTACAAAAACTAAACAAGGACAAAGAATTTAATGCGATTACTAAGGCTCAGTTTGAAACACCATCTAACGACGTATTGACAAACCTCAACTGTGATCCTATAAAAAAAGACGGTTTCTTAAAACGTTTGTTTAAAAATCCTGACAAGAAAAAGACTAAAAAGTTTAAATCTAATTAA
- a CDS encoding Cof-type HAD-IIB family hydrolase: MRYKILCSDLDGTLLSTKSDVSEVTISEIKRIKDAVKVYLVSARMPKSMTYLQKNLGIDNQPIVCYNGALILHGNSILDSVTIPLRLLKELYSQTEQHGIKLGLYYADEWYVEEISERVQKEINYTKATPEFRKTPTTFQDWRSRKIDGAHKVMLMGTKDSCDAIFPELQSKYGDAIALYRSNDTLIEIAPKSVTKLSAIKILLKADENLADVIAFGDNYNDIDMLQNVGCGVAVGNARNEVKKIANYITEENTEHGVAKFIKEHLCDSLYL, from the coding sequence TTGAGGTATAAGATACTTTGCTCCGATTTAGATGGAACCTTACTTTCTACAAAAAGTGATGTTTCTGAAGTAACCATATCAGAAATTAAACGAATTAAAGACGCTGTAAAAGTATATTTGGTTTCGGCAAGAATGCCTAAATCTATGACCTATCTACAAAAGAATTTAGGAATAGACAACCAACCTATTGTGTGTTATAATGGCGCATTAATACTACACGGAAATTCAATTTTAGATTCAGTAACCATTCCCCTGAGACTCTTAAAAGAACTTTATAGTCAAACAGAGCAGCACGGAATTAAACTAGGCCTTTATTATGCTGATGAATGGTATGTTGAGGAAATTTCTGAACGGGTACAAAAAGAGATTAACTATACCAAAGCAACTCCGGAATTTAGAAAAACACCAACTACATTTCAAGATTGGCGTTCAAGAAAAATTGACGGAGCACATAAAGTAATGCTCATGGGAACAAAAGATTCTTGTGATGCTATTTTTCCTGAATTACAAAGCAAGTATGGTGATGCTATTGCTTTATATCGATCTAATGATACTCTAATTGAAATTGCACCTAAAAGTGTAACAAAACTTTCTGCAATAAAAATATTATTGAAGGCTGATGAAAATTTAGCGGATGTCATTGCTTTCGGAGATAATTATAATGATATAGATATGCTTCAAAATGTAGGTTGTGGCGTTGCTGTAGGGAATGCAAGAAATGAAGTCAAAAAAATTGCTAATTACATTACCGAGGAGAATACAGAACACGGCGTAGCTAAATTTATTAAAGAACATCTTTGCGATTCATTATATTTATAA